A single region of the Microthrixaceae bacterium genome encodes:
- a CDS encoding amidohydrolase — MYLPIFDADNHLYETREAFTKYLPKEYRNVIRYVEVDGRTKIAVNGTISEYIPNPTFDVVARPGAQEDYYRKGNPEGLSMREIYGKPIPAPEAFRSPEARLALMDEQNLERTLMFPTLASLLEERMRDYPEITHAVIHAFNQWLYETWQFNYQDRIYTTPVITLPIVDKAIEELEWVVEHGAKAILIRPAPVPTYGGLSRSMALPEFDPFWAKVVEHDLLVGLHSSDSGYDRYTNDWTGQGGEFLPFQPNPFRTFAMWRPIEDTVASLVCHGALSRFPELKIAIIENGASWVAPLLAKMAELWKKQPQAFAENPVEVVKRNIHVSPFWEEDLGEMAELLGEDRVLFGSDFPHPEGLESPRSYVEELSHLPEALQAKIMGGNLSRLMGVPAELPA; from the coding sequence ATGTACCTACCGATCTTCGACGCCGACAATCACCTGTACGAGACCAGGGAGGCGTTCACGAAGTACCTCCCGAAGGAGTACCGCAACGTCATTCGCTACGTCGAGGTCGACGGCCGCACCAAGATCGCGGTCAACGGCACGATCAGCGAGTACATCCCGAACCCGACCTTCGACGTCGTCGCCCGACCCGGCGCCCAGGAGGACTACTACCGCAAGGGCAACCCCGAGGGGCTGTCGATGCGCGAGATCTACGGCAAGCCGATCCCGGCGCCCGAAGCGTTCCGCTCGCCCGAGGCTCGCCTCGCGTTGATGGACGAACAGAACCTCGAACGCACACTCATGTTCCCGACGCTCGCGAGCCTCCTCGAGGAACGCATGCGCGACTACCCGGAGATCACCCACGCCGTGATCCACGCGTTCAATCAGTGGCTGTATGAGACCTGGCAGTTCAATTACCAGGACCGCATCTACACCACACCGGTCATCACGCTGCCGATCGTCGACAAAGCGATCGAGGAGCTCGAGTGGGTCGTCGAACACGGCGCCAAAGCGATCCTGATCCGCCCCGCCCCGGTACCCACCTACGGCGGGCTGTCGCGCTCCATGGCGCTACCGGAGTTCGACCCGTTCTGGGCCAAGGTCGTCGAACACGACCTCCTCGTCGGCCTGCACTCCTCCGACAGCGGCTATGACCGCTACACCAACGACTGGACCGGCCAGGGCGGCGAGTTCCTTCCGTTCCAACCCAACCCGTTCCGCACCTTCGCCATGTGGCGACCGATCGAGGACACCGTCGCCTCCCTCGTGTGTCACGGGGCGCTCAGCCGCTTCCCCGAACTGAAGATCGCCATCATCGAAAACGGCGCCTCGTGGGTCGCACCGCTGTTGGCCAAGATGGCCGAACTGTGGAAGAAGCAGCCCCAGGCGTTCGCGGAGAACCCCGTCGAGGTCGTGAAGCGAAACATCCACGTCAGCCCCTTCTGGGAGGAAGACCTCGGCGAGATGGCCGAACTCCTCGGCGAGGATCGGGTCCTGTTCGGCTCCGACTTCCCGCATCCCGAAGGACTTGAAAGCCCGCGCAGCTACGTCGAGGAACTCTCACACCTCCCCGAGGCGCTGCAAGCCAAGATCATGGGTGGAAACCTCTCACGCCTCATGGGCGTACCCGCCGAATTGCCCGCCTGA
- a CDS encoding cytochrome P450, whose product MTTDRVDGLNDDFYYDPFDREIDKNPYPIWKRLRDEAPWWYNERKDFYTLSRFADVEEVMRDWDTYRSGHGSTLDIIKANIELPPGIILMEDPPEHDVHRGLLSRVFTPRKMNALEPKIREFCARTLDPLRDAGSFDFVADLGAEMPMRTIGMLLGIPEADQVEIRDSLDEAMTYIMLLAGAGNETATRLIGWTGKLLAEHPDQRREIANDRSLIPNAIEEVLRFEAPSPVQARVNYREVTWHGVTIPERSAVVILNGSANRDEREFVDGETFNIHCDISRHLSFGYGIHFCLGAALARLEGRVALDEVLNRWPEWDVDWDNAKQAHTPHVRGWERLPVVTG is encoded by the coding sequence ATGACGACGGATCGCGTCGACGGCCTTAACGACGACTTCTACTACGACCCGTTCGACCGCGAGATCGACAAGAACCCGTATCCGATCTGGAAGCGCCTGCGCGACGAGGCGCCGTGGTGGTACAACGAGCGCAAGGACTTCTACACGCTGAGCCGCTTCGCGGACGTGGAAGAGGTCATGCGTGACTGGGACACGTATCGCAGCGGTCACGGGTCGACCCTCGACATCATCAAGGCCAACATCGAGTTGCCGCCGGGCATCATCTTGATGGAGGACCCACCCGAACACGACGTGCACCGCGGCCTGTTGTCGCGGGTGTTCACTCCCCGCAAGATGAACGCCCTGGAGCCGAAGATCCGCGAGTTCTGCGCGCGGACCCTCGACCCGCTGCGCGACGCGGGAAGCTTCGACTTCGTCGCGGATCTCGGTGCCGAGATGCCGATGCGCACGATCGGGATGCTGCTCGGTATTCCCGAGGCGGATCAGGTGGAGATCCGCGACTCACTCGACGAGGCGATGACCTACATCATGTTGCTGGCGGGGGCAGGCAATGAGACGGCGACCCGGCTCATCGGCTGGACCGGCAAGCTGCTCGCTGAGCACCCCGATCAACGTCGCGAGATCGCCAATGATCGTTCCCTCATCCCGAACGCGATCGAGGAGGTCCTGCGGTTTGAGGCCCCGTCACCGGTGCAGGCGCGGGTCAACTATCGCGAGGTCACCTGGCACGGGGTCACGATTCCGGAACGCAGCGCCGTGGTGATCCTGAACGGTTCGGCGAATCGCGACGAGCGTGAGTTCGTCGACGGTGAGACCTTCAACATCCATTGCGACATCTCGCGGCACCTCAGCTTCGGGTACGGCATTCATTTCTGTCTGGGTGCCGCGCTCGCCAGGCTTGAGGGCCGCGTCGCGCTCGACGAGGTGTTGAACCGTTGGCCGGAGTGGGACGTCGACTGGGACAACGCGAAGCAGGCCCACACTCCGCACGTGCGCGGGTGGGAGCGCCTACCGGTCGTGACCGGGTGA
- a CDS encoding CoA transferase, translating into MTAILQGVRILEVAEHTFVPAASAVLSDLGADVIKIEHVERGDAMRGLGSTGLAGLGGEVHPLLEHSNRGKRSIGLDLASDAGRDVLYRLAATCDVFLTNKMPGVRSRLKIGVEEIRAANPDIIYARGTGQGEYGPDADKGSYDSLAFWARSGAAVGAMRPEYDIVPPAPAPGFGDSVGGMTIAGGIMGALFHRERTGEATEVDVSLLGAGLWAMGQALALSDRLGMPWKPGPADQSMNPLVANYETSDGRWIALTCLQAGVYWGSMCEVIERLDLAVDERFARHADLVANCTPAMHELSAAFAARPLAEWIERLANFTGQWAVVQDSVEVISDPQTVANGYLQECYSAEGTAFRLVAAPVQYNGSPAVPTRAPQFNEHCEEILGEIGLDMDAIIQLKIDGVVA; encoded by the coding sequence ATGACCGCGATTCTGCAAGGGGTTCGGATTCTCGAAGTCGCCGAGCACACCTTCGTTCCGGCCGCCTCGGCGGTGCTGAGCGACCTCGGCGCCGACGTCATCAAGATCGAACACGTCGAACGCGGCGACGCCATGCGCGGCCTTGGCTCGACCGGGTTGGCTGGACTCGGCGGAGAGGTGCACCCGCTGCTGGAGCACTCGAACCGGGGCAAACGCAGCATCGGGCTCGATCTGGCGAGCGACGCGGGTCGCGACGTGTTGTATCGCCTCGCGGCGACCTGCGACGTGTTCCTCACCAACAAGATGCCAGGGGTCCGGTCGCGACTGAAGATCGGCGTGGAGGAGATCCGGGCAGCGAACCCCGACATCATCTACGCCCGAGGTACGGGGCAGGGCGAATACGGGCCCGACGCCGACAAGGGTTCCTACGATTCGCTCGCGTTCTGGGCCCGCAGCGGTGCTGCGGTCGGGGCGATGCGGCCCGAGTACGACATCGTTCCGCCAGCTCCGGCACCGGGCTTTGGCGACTCGGTCGGAGGCATGACGATCGCGGGCGGGATCATGGGAGCGTTGTTCCATCGGGAACGAACCGGCGAGGCGACCGAGGTGGACGTGTCGTTGCTCGGGGCCGGCCTCTGGGCGATGGGCCAGGCCCTTGCGCTGTCCGACCGCCTCGGGATGCCGTGGAAACCCGGGCCGGCGGACCAGTCGATGAATCCGCTCGTCGCGAACTATGAGACGAGCGATGGACGGTGGATCGCGCTGACGTGTCTGCAGGCCGGGGTGTATTGGGGGTCGATGTGCGAGGTCATCGAACGCCTCGACCTTGCGGTCGACGAGCGCTTCGCGCGACACGCCGACCTGGTCGCCAACTGCACGCCGGCGATGCACGAACTCTCGGCGGCCTTCGCGGCGCGTCCGCTTGCCGAGTGGATCGAACGGCTGGCCAACTTCACCGGTCAGTGGGCGGTGGTGCAAGACAGCGTCGAGGTGATCTCCGACCCTCAGACCGTGGCGAACGGGTACCTCCAGGAGTGTTACAGCGCTGAGGGCACGGCCTTTCGGCTCGTCGCGGCACCGGTGCAATACAACGGGTCACCCGCGGTGCCGACACGCGCACCGCAGTTCAACGAACACTGTGAGGAAATCCTCGGAGAGATCGGGCTCGACATGGACGCGATCATCCAGTTGAAGATCGATGGGGTGGTGGCATGA
- a CDS encoding DUF4433 domain-containing protein — translation MTTPQNGLLFHFTHIENLPSIIANGRRADSAVQTADALKVEVGEDRIKKARRSRPVPIPPGGVVADYVPFYFAARSPMLYTIHCGNVASYQGGQDPIVYLVSEISTVVDGGCTAVFTDRNAYYPYATFDADARRAYDEVDWPLMRASMWNNTGNEPDRMERRMAEMLVHDAVPFSLVVEIAARSEAMLAQVNDLLASVEHRPALAVRTNWYF, via the coding sequence GTGACCACTCCGCAGAATGGGCTGCTCTTTCACTTCACGCACATCGAGAACCTGCCCTCGATTATTGCGAACGGCCGGCGGGCGGACTCAGCTGTCCAGACGGCTGATGCGCTCAAGGTGGAGGTTGGGGAAGACCGCATCAAGAAGGCCAGGCGATCGCGGCCCGTTCCCATCCCGCCGGGTGGCGTGGTCGCGGACTACGTCCCTTTCTACTTCGCCGCCAGGTCGCCGATGCTCTACACAATTCATTGCGGGAACGTCGCTTCGTACCAGGGTGGGCAGGACCCGATTGTCTACTTGGTCTCGGAGATCTCGACGGTGGTCGACGGCGGCTGTACTGCCGTGTTCACTGATCGGAATGCCTATTACCCGTACGCAACGTTCGACGCTGACGCTCGTCGTGCATACGACGAGGTTGACTGGCCGCTGATGAGGGCGTCCATGTGGAACAACACCGGCAATGAGCCCGACCGGATGGAGCGACGCATGGCTGAGATGCTGGTTCATGACGCGGTGCCGTTCTCGTTGGTCGTGGAGATCGCGGCGCGGTCGGAGGCGATGCTCGCGCAAGTGAACGACCTGCTCGCTAGTGTCGAGCACCGGCCAGCTCTCGCTGTCAGGACCAACTGGTATTTCTAG
- a CDS encoding thioesterase family protein has protein sequence MTDALFRHHGGGRYEPTGSARGAWDPGIVHGAAVAALVVGRLGTRSGTISRFTIDFLAPVPFEELTLELDEPIGGRRVQRRRARLLHGDRTVAEALALIVATNDLELPDKALRHHTPFDPDAVPDLCEPNHGAREVIGHDCFDSESVIVQRMRVEGDPRIHQWIGLAGDVVDDEALQPIEVATVAADYAQGAVHRRLPFGDWSYRNAEQTLHFARAPRSNWIGSRCDFVGSNLGAGYNSADLFDEAGRFGQAAGALVIETRG, from the coding sequence ATGACCGACGCGCTCTTTCGCCACCACGGAGGCGGACGCTACGAACCCACCGGCTCGGCCCGCGGTGCCTGGGACCCGGGCATCGTCCACGGCGCCGCGGTCGCAGCGCTTGTCGTCGGACGACTCGGCACCCGCAGTGGGACGATCTCGCGGTTCACGATCGACTTCCTCGCACCGGTGCCCTTCGAGGAGTTGACCCTCGAACTCGACGAGCCGATCGGCGGACGGCGGGTGCAACGCCGCCGAGCGCGACTCCTTCACGGTGACCGTACGGTCGCCGAGGCGCTCGCGTTGATCGTGGCGACCAACGACCTCGAACTCCCCGACAAGGCGCTTCGTCACCACACGCCCTTCGACCCCGATGCGGTTCCCGACCTGTGCGAGCCCAACCATGGTGCACGCGAGGTGATCGGCCACGACTGCTTCGACAGCGAGTCGGTGATCGTGCAGCGCATGCGCGTCGAGGGCGACCCCCGGATACACCAGTGGATCGGGCTTGCCGGCGATGTCGTCGACGACGAGGCACTCCAACCCATCGAAGTCGCGACGGTGGCCGCCGACTACGCCCAGGGTGCGGTCCATCGCCGGCTGCCCTTCGGCGACTGGTCGTATCGAAACGCGGAACAGACACTCCATTTCGCCCGAGCACCTCGCAGCAACTGGATCGGATCGCGATGCGACTTCGTCGGATCGAACCTCGGGGCCGGCTACAACAGCGCCGACCTGTTCGACGAGGCCGGCCGATTCGGTCAGGCGGCGGGCGCCCTCGTCATCGAAACCCGCGGCTGA
- a CDS encoding cytochrome P450: MSTETTASVDISSTEFWQLSEVDRDKRFAALRATEGLTQHRPIELGGITDGPGFWAIVRRDDIQYVSRHAELFCSSKGVGFTDIPQEYNEAFGSFLMTDAPRHTHLRGLISRAFTPKRVRTIEDQIQRQAVTIVGAAVDQGSVELVADLSMQLPLWTISEMLGVPEDRRRELWDGANALVNAQARADAGDDEADALAEALMAGISLSALGVEFANARRSDPRDDLLTSLVEAEVDGQRLTDEEIGAFIVLLGVAGNDTTRNTITLNVKAFADNPDQWDLLRSDPERYMAGAVEEMLRWATPVMTFRRTATRDTLVAGTEIREGDRLVMFYASGDRDEAHFADPWRFDITRTPNEHVAFGGGGVHYCLGASLARTQLRCVFGELAKRVERFEVGDPHMITSAFVNGVESVACTFVTA; encoded by the coding sequence ATGAGCACCGAGACCACCGCTTCCGTCGACATCTCCTCCACCGAGTTCTGGCAACTCAGCGAGGTCGATCGCGACAAGCGATTCGCGGCACTGCGAGCAACCGAAGGCCTCACCCAACATCGTCCCATCGAACTCGGAGGCATCACCGACGGCCCCGGGTTCTGGGCGATCGTTCGACGCGACGACATCCAGTACGTCAGCCGCCACGCTGAGCTGTTCTGCTCCAGCAAAGGAGTCGGCTTCACCGACATCCCCCAGGAATACAACGAAGCCTTCGGTTCGTTCCTCATGACCGACGCACCGCGCCACACGCATCTGCGCGGACTCATCAGCCGAGCGTTCACCCCCAAGCGCGTGCGCACCATCGAGGATCAGATCCAGCGCCAGGCCGTCACGATCGTGGGCGCCGCGGTCGACCAGGGCAGCGTCGAGTTGGTCGCCGATCTGTCGATGCAGCTCCCGTTGTGGACGATCTCGGAGATGCTCGGCGTTCCCGAAGATCGGCGCCGCGAGCTGTGGGACGGAGCCAACGCGCTGGTCAATGCCCAGGCACGAGCAGACGCCGGCGACGACGAGGCCGACGCCCTCGCCGAGGCGCTGATGGCCGGAATCAGCCTGAGTGCGCTCGGCGTAGAATTCGCCAACGCCCGTCGATCCGACCCCCGCGACGACTTGTTGACTTCGCTCGTCGAGGCCGAGGTCGACGGGCAGCGTCTGACCGACGAGGAGATCGGCGCGTTCATCGTGTTGCTCGGGGTCGCCGGCAACGACACGACGAGAAACACCATCACGCTGAACGTCAAAGCCTTCGCCGACAACCCCGACCAATGGGACCTGTTGCGCAGCGACCCCGAGCGGTATATGGCCGGTGCCGTCGAAGAGATGCTCCGTTGGGCGACCCCGGTGATGACCTTTCGCCGCACGGCCACCCGCGACACCCTCGTCGCCGGAACCGAGATACGCGAGGGCGACCGTCTCGTGATGTTCTACGCGTCGGGGGACCGCGACGAGGCGCACTTCGCGGACCCGTGGCGATTCGATATCACCCGGACCCCGAACGAGCACGTGGCCTTCGGCGGCGGTGGGGTGCACTACTGCCTCGGTGCGAGCCTCGCGCGCACCCAGTTGCGCTGTGTGTTCGGCGAACTCGCCAAGCGGGTCGAACGCTTCGAGGTCGGCGATCCGCACATGATCACCAGCGCGTTCGTCAACGGTGTCGAATCCGTCGCCTGCACCTTCGTCACCGCCTGA
- a CDS encoding macro domain-containing protein gives MIREAHGDLLSADVDAIVNTVNTVGVMGKGIALQFKKRFPDNFKAYSAACKLGDVKLGEMFVFDAGQLVTPRWVINFPTKQHWKSRSRLKDIDAGLDDLVHVIGELGIQSIALPPLGCGLGGLDWLEVRPLIERKLASVDADIVVYPPEGAPPAAAIVPSGNRPTMSAGKAALVHIIDRYSPVAMGAGLIEIQKLMYFLQVAGQPLNLHYVKGIYGPYADNLRHVLNRVEGHFLTGFGDGSASVTEAEPIALLDGAGAEAEVVVAADDQLRRRIDRVLALADGFESSYGMELLATAHWAASSEGCDDRACVIATVHGWSKRKEQLFTERHVVAALDQLVAHGWLGEDFAA, from the coding sequence ATGATCAGAGAGGCTCACGGCGACTTACTCAGCGCAGACGTGGATGCGATCGTCAACACGGTCAACACCGTCGGCGTGATGGGCAAAGGTATCGCGCTCCAGTTCAAGAAGCGGTTTCCTGACAACTTCAAGGCCTACAGCGCCGCGTGCAAGCTCGGCGACGTGAAGCTGGGTGAGATGTTCGTCTTCGACGCTGGACAGTTAGTGACACCTCGTTGGGTGATCAACTTCCCAACGAAGCAGCACTGGAAGTCCCGATCGCGCCTCAAGGACATCGACGCTGGCCTCGACGATCTCGTGCACGTGATCGGTGAGTTGGGTATTCAGAGCATCGCCCTGCCACCGCTTGGTTGCGGATTGGGTGGGTTGGATTGGTTAGAGGTTCGGCCGCTCATCGAACGCAAGCTGGCCAGCGTCGATGCGGACATCGTCGTCTATCCACCGGAGGGGGCGCCGCCCGCTGCGGCGATCGTCCCATCGGGCAATCGCCCGACGATGTCGGCGGGCAAGGCTGCTTTGGTTCACATCATCGACCGATACTCACCGGTCGCCATGGGCGCGGGGCTGATCGAGATCCAGAAACTGATGTACTTCCTGCAAGTCGCCGGGCAGCCCCTCAACCTCCACTATGTGAAGGGCATTTACGGACCGTACGCGGACAACCTCCGCCACGTACTCAACCGGGTCGAAGGCCATTTTCTCACAGGATTCGGTGATGGCTCAGCCTCGGTGACCGAAGCCGAGCCGATCGCTCTCCTTGATGGAGCCGGAGCCGAAGCCGAAGTCGTGGTGGCCGCCGACGACCAACTTCGGCGCCGGATCGATCGAGTGCTGGCATTGGCTGACGGGTTTGAGTCGTCGTACGGCATGGAACTACTTGCAACCGCCCACTGGGCTGCGTCGAGTGAGGGTTGCGACGATCGAGCGTGCGTCATCGCAACCGTGCATGGATGGAGTAAGCGAAAAGAGCAACTCTTCACCGAACGACATGTCGTAGCGGCACTCGACCAACTCGTCGCGCACGGATGGCTCGGCGAGGATTTCGCCGCGTAG
- a CDS encoding enoyl-CoA hydratase-related protein, whose translation MAHDNIRVDLDEHLMTITIDRPETKNACTFPMWTELRDLVRDAPGAGARAIVFTGAGGNFCSGADVSGKAGSRGFKGNDLDSLRLIAQTVQAIHDCPIPTMAKVDGVAVGAGLGLAIVTDLTYCSDRARFSAIFAKVGLTLDFGTSWLLSRRVGVANAKEMALTAEMVNASDALAMGLVNAMVATDELDGHVDTIARRITAGAPMALQMSKRLIDSALTSSLAQALETEALAQSLALTTHDTREALKAHREKRPPTFEGR comes from the coding sequence ATGGCCCACGACAACATCCGCGTCGACCTCGACGAGCACCTCATGACGATCACGATCGACCGTCCCGAAACCAAGAATGCCTGCACCTTCCCGATGTGGACCGAGCTGCGCGACCTCGTCCGAGACGCGCCGGGCGCCGGGGCGCGAGCGATCGTGTTCACCGGGGCCGGGGGGAACTTCTGCTCGGGTGCCGACGTGTCGGGAAAGGCCGGGTCGCGTGGGTTCAAGGGCAACGACCTCGACTCGCTTCGTCTCATCGCCCAGACCGTGCAGGCGATCCACGACTGCCCGATTCCGACCATGGCGAAGGTCGACGGGGTCGCGGTGGGGGCTGGGCTCGGACTCGCCATCGTCACCGACCTCACGTACTGCTCCGATCGCGCCCGGTTCAGCGCCATCTTCGCGAAGGTCGGCTTGACCCTCGACTTCGGAACCTCGTGGTTGTTGTCGCGACGGGTCGGCGTGGCGAACGCCAAGGAGATGGCGCTCACCGCCGAGATGGTGAACGCCTCGGACGCACTGGCGATGGGTCTGGTCAACGCCATGGTCGCGACCGACGAACTCGACGGCCATGTCGACACGATCGCCCGACGCATCACGGCTGGAGCGCCCATGGCCCTGCAGATGAGCAAGCGTCTGATCGACAGCGCACTGACCTCATCGCTGGCACAGGCGCTCGAGACGGAGGCACTCGCGCAGAGCCTCGCACTCACGACCCACGACACCCGTGAGGCACTCAAGGCCCATCGCGAGAAACGACCGCCGACGTTCGAAGGCCGGTAG
- a CDS encoding OB-fold domain-containing protein, with the protein MRLLPELTPVNEWFWTSGADGVLRMQRCEDCTRIAHPPTPICPECRSRNRGIVEVSGRATVVGVTVNHHPWLPGFDPPYVIANVALAEDPTVRLTTNIVDCDPDTVRIGDVVEVRFEEYGHKGSAPLHLPLFTPTGERDDRDLVGEPAIATPRAPLGSERFEHSAVLSGVGRSDIGRRLMRDPLSLTVDAALAAIADAGLEIDDIDGLSTYPGPLGMGMSEGGVEAVTEALRLNPTWHNGGMELPGPGGSIIAAVQAVANGLCRHVLCFRTVWETTHSALGLSRGGGLTVSGAMAEWRMPFGAMSASNWIALNASQYLHRYGASREMLGWVALNGRANAARNPAAIYRDPLTMDDYMEARLISTPFGLYDCDVPCDASIAVIVSDASVAGDLPKPAVRIEAVGTQILERVSWDQGTITHEPQVLGQAAHLWTRTDLTPADVDVALLYDGFTFNAISWLEGLGFCGIGEAQDWLDGGRRIAIDGELPVNPHGGQLSEGRTHGFGFIYEAITQLRGDAGERQVADARTAMVTSGGGTPSGVLLLRTD; encoded by the coding sequence GTGCGCCTGCTGCCCGAACTCACCCCCGTCAACGAATGGTTTTGGACCTCCGGCGCCGACGGCGTCCTGCGAATGCAGCGTTGTGAGGACTGCACCCGGATCGCTCATCCCCCGACCCCCATCTGCCCCGAGTGCCGGAGCCGCAACCGGGGCATCGTCGAGGTCTCGGGGCGCGCCACCGTCGTCGGAGTCACGGTCAATCACCATCCGTGGCTTCCGGGTTTCGACCCGCCCTATGTCATCGCGAACGTCGCCCTCGCCGAGGATCCGACCGTGCGGCTCACGACCAACATCGTCGACTGCGACCCCGACACCGTTCGCATCGGCGACGTCGTCGAAGTCCGCTTCGAGGAATACGGGCACAAGGGTTCCGCTCCGCTCCACCTGCCGCTGTTCACCCCGACCGGGGAGCGCGACGACCGCGACCTCGTGGGCGAACCGGCCATCGCGACACCTCGGGCGCCGCTCGGCTCCGAGCGATTCGAACACAGCGCAGTGCTGTCGGGGGTCGGCCGGTCCGATATCGGCCGACGGCTCATGCGCGACCCGCTGTCGCTCACCGTCGACGCCGCCCTCGCAGCGATCGCGGATGCCGGACTTGAGATCGACGACATCGACGGCCTGTCGACCTACCCCGGCCCGCTCGGCATGGGGATGAGCGAAGGCGGCGTCGAAGCTGTGACCGAGGCCTTGCGCCTCAACCCCACCTGGCACAACGGTGGCATGGAACTACCCGGCCCCGGCGGCAGCATCATCGCCGCCGTGCAGGCCGTCGCCAACGGGTTGTGTCGTCACGTCCTGTGTTTTCGCACGGTCTGGGAGACGACGCACTCGGCGCTCGGGCTCAGCCGCGGCGGCGGGCTGACGGTGTCGGGGGCGATGGCCGAATGGCGCATGCCCTTCGGGGCGATGTCGGCGTCGAACTGGATCGCGCTCAACGCCAGCCAGTACCTGCACCGTTACGGGGCGAGCCGCGAGATGCTCGGTTGGGTTGCGCTCAACGGTCGGGCGAACGCGGCGCGCAATCCCGCCGCCATCTACCGCGACCCGCTGACGATGGACGACTACATGGAGGCGCGGCTCATCTCCACACCTTTCGGCCTGTATGACTGCGACGTCCCCTGCGACGCGTCGATCGCGGTGATCGTGTCCGATGCCTCGGTCGCCGGCGACCTGCCCAAACCGGCGGTGCGCATCGAGGCGGTGGGCACCCAGATCCTCGAACGGGTGTCGTGGGACCAGGGGACGATCACCCACGAACCACAGGTGCTCGGCCAGGCCGCCCACCTGTGGACCCGCACCGATCTCACACCGGCAGATGTCGACGTTGCGCTGCTGTACGACGGCTTCACGTTCAACGCCATCTCGTGGCTCGAAGGGCTCGGGTTCTGCGGCATCGGCGAGGCCCAGGACTGGCTCGACGGCGGTCGTCGCATCGCCATCGACGGCGAATTGCCCGTCAACCCCCACGGCGGGCAGCTGTCGGAGGGACGCACACACGGGTTCGGCTTTATCTACGAAGCGATCACCCAGCTGCGTGGCGACGCCGGCGAACGTCAGGTGGCCGATGCCCGCACCGCAATGGTGACCTCCGGCGGCGGCACCCCGTCCGGTGTGCTGTTGTTGCGCACGGACTGA